The Sporomusaceae bacterium FL31 sequence GCAGATCTTTCGTAATCAATGTAAATTTTTGACCAGCAACCAATTGCTCTTTACCTTGGGCAAATTTACCCAGACGCATTTCCGGACCTTTGGTATCCAGCATTAGCGCTACCGGTTTATTAAGCCTATCCGAGACTTCCCGCACCAGCTTGATCCGGTTGCCTTGCTCCTCGTGCGAACCATGCGAAAAGTTAAATCTGGCAACATTCATGCCAATTTGGAGCATTTGCTCTAAGATTTCTGCATGATCAGTACTAGGTCCCATTGTACAAACAATTTTAGTTTTCTTCATCATTGTTCAACACCTACTTTATGCTTATTTTTTGTTTTTATGTAATATTTGCTCCAGAGATATAGCCGCTCTTCTCCCCAGTAAATTTCAGTTAGAAGAGCGGCTATGCTCATACGATCAAATGTTATAGGCCTTACGCAGCAAGGAAACAGGGTGAACGGTTTTTACCCCGGCTCCGTGCATAATTTGCAGACGGCAGGTACCACAATCACAGACTACGGTATCTACCCCAGCTTGGTTAATGGTATCAAATAGTTTTTTACCAACCGACATTGAAATATCATATTTATCCGCTTTGAAGCCATAGTTTCCCGATATGCCGCAGCAGCCGGCATCAGCATTGTTAACTTGTAAGCCGGGAATTGATGCTAAAACCTCCAAGGCTGGCAGCCCCATTCCCTGTGCCCGCAAATGGCAAGGAGCATGGTACAGGTATTGGGCATCGATTGGACTGAACTCAGTATTTAAACGGCCTTCATCAGCCAAGAGGGTTAAAAATTCCATCGAGTCAAACATGTGCTTGGCATTGGTCTTAACAGCTTCGAGACCGAACAGTTCCTGATATTCTTGTTTAAGCATTAAGCCACAGCTGGTGCAGCAGGTAATGACCGGATATCCCTGCTCAATCCACTGAGTCATGCGCTGGGTATTTTTTTCAGCATTGTCGCGGGCCTCATCCAGATAACCGTTGACCACCAGCGGTGAGCCGCAGCAAACAAACTCTTCATCCACCAGTACTTCAATCTTATTTTGCTGCATGACAGCCACAAAATCAAGGCCGACCTGCGGATCATTATAATTGATAAAACAGCCAGGGAAAAACACGACCTTATCAGGATAGCTCTGCTGCTTCAGTTTTTTAAACTGTTTAATAAAGGAGCTGCTGGCATAGGCAGGCAGCGGTGCCTTGCTGGAAATGCCGACTAAATCCAATAAACCCAGCTTACGGCCAATGTTCATTCCTAAATTGGTCATCGCCGACATACCAGGAATGCTTTCACCGATTTTGGCCATTTGCTCTCCATGGGACAAAATATGATCCCGCAGGCTTTGTTTTTTCTTCTGATACTGCTTGGCACGAGCCAGCATATTTAATGTTGAAACCGGCACTCCGAAGGGGCAGGAGATGTCACAGTTTTTGCAATTAGAACAATAATCGAGTGAAGGTTCATCATCATCATGCGACAAGCGCATTCTTTCGAGTGCCGGACCAACCATTTTGGGGCCGCGAAACTTTCTGGTTGCCGCTGTTACCGGACATTGCGCTATACAACTGGTACAGGCTGTACAGCGATCAGGATTAATCAGATGTTTACTCATATTTTTCGCCTCTCCCTTAACATGAAATGGCGGCTTTATAGGCTGAAGCAAGCGCCACGCCATTACCAGACTTTTCGAAACAGAAATCGTAGCCACCCAAGCTGCGGCCAGCAATATGAACATTGTTAAGTACGATATTGCCATCAGCAGCTAATGGCCGCATGGCTTCATCGACCTGGATTCCCAGTTGAGCAAAGGTTTGCTTCTCATTAGAGAACAATTGTGCATTCGCCCAATCTTCTTGTTCGGCAGGGGCAGCTACTGGCAAGTCAAAGATGGGTTCAATAATCTTTCCTGGCTGAGCCTGCAGACCACCGCCATAGAATCCGCCATTTGCCACAATGTAAGACTTAGCTTGATAAGTGCGCTGGCGATCAAAGTTTTCGGTCATAACAGCCAAACAGCGCCCTTGTTCGATTAAGGACCCTGAAACCAGCGCTTTTTCCACAATGATTACGCCTTGCTTTTTCAAGTAGTTGAGCAGCATGGTGCGCAATCTTAGACCCGTCACTGCCGGCGGTAAAGCGGCTGTTTCCACAAAACGGCAGCTAAGCTCTTCTTCCAGCTTGGTGACCAGTGAGTAATCAGGCAATGTCCCTAGCACTGGCGGAATGAGGATGGCGCTGCCAGGCTTTACTTTTCGTTTTAATTGTTTGAGAAAACTCTCCTGTCCTTCCGGAGTATCCAGCCATCTGGCAATATCTAAAGAAGAAACGTCACGACCTTCAGCAAAATTTAGACTGCACAGTTCGGGTGTGAAGACCTTATAGTGACCATAATACTGCTGCAAGTTCCTGGCCACTAGCTGAGGATAAAAATCTTTGAGATAATCAAACCCGACCACATAAACGCTGTCTGTCTGCTCCAGAGCAGCAGGGTTCATGGTTTTTGGCAGCAAACAGGTAGGTTTTAGTGTGCCGGCTGCAGTAGGCAGCCACTGCATTTGGTCAATACTGCCCACATATTCATACTCCTCTTGGATCGAGATGTCCTGAAAAAACTTCAGCGCCGCCTCAATAGCCGGAGTCCCAATTTTATGATAAGGATGTTCTGACGGTAATTCAGCCAAACCAGCTGCCGGGCTGGCTAGGGGTTTGGCATCATTGCCATAGCCTAAAACATCAATAATTCCGCCGCCAATATTCAGTGCTCCAGCACCATAGGCCAGTACCCGCACTTTGCGTCCCTTACCAGCCGCGACAGCAGCAGCAAACAAGCCACTCAAGCCGCCGCCAACAACGATCACGTCATTATTTTTCATTTTTCATCGCCCCATTTATATTTAAAGTCGCGTCATAAATGCCGCGCGTCAATTCGGCTTCCCGAATGACATTCCCCCATAAAACCGGGCGGATACCATTCCAGCGTGCCTGTAAAAACTCTTTAAATAACCCGTTTGTATCCTGTCCCCAGGATAATCCGTTGGCGTCAACAGCTCCGACACTGCGGTAGGTGCAAAACGCGCCTTGACAAGTCCCCATACCCATCCGCGTTTTCCGGCGAACATCACTGAGCATATGGCTGGTGGTGTCGGCTGCAGCCTCTTCTACCTCAGCTAAGGTGACATTCTCACATTCACACAGCAGCTGGCTTTTTTCCGGTTTCTCCTGCATCCGTTTAACCACTCGCTCCAACCCGTCTGCGCCCAAGCGCGATGCTGCCAGCTTGGTGCCATAGGATGGAAAATACAGCTTGGCTTTAGCCAGGAGCTCAGCCGATGGATCAGGCACAATATCCTCGCTTGCCGTACGGCAAGGTTCTTTTACATTGAGATAATGACAAACAAGGTCGGTAACTTTTTCAGCCATTAACCGGTAAGTAGTAAATTTACCGCCGACAATACTGACAAACCCTTTAAGCCCGTCAGCCGCATGATCGAGAATAACAAAATTACGCGATGCACCTCTGCCTTTTGCATTGGGATCGGCGCTATACAGCGGGCGGGTACCAGTGAAAGCCCGAAGTATACGATAGTCACGAATATCTTCAAACAACGCCTCACCAATATCCAGCAGTTTGACGATTTCGGCAGCGGATGGAATATTGTCATCCGGACGGGTAGCCGCCGAGGATGTTGTTCCCAAAATGGTAATCGACCCATGCGGTACGAAAATGTCACCATCAGCGGCCGGACGCAGTCTGTTGATAACCCGGCTGCTAATGCGATGGTTAAATGCAATCAGTGTTCCCCGGTCAGGCTGCACATTAACAGCAATTCCAGCTTTCTCTGCGATTTGTCCAGCCCATGATCCGGCTGCACTGACCACAAAATCACATTGGATACTGCTCGTTTCTCCATTCAGCGTATTGCGAACAGTAATGCCGACAACCTGGCCATTGGTGCTCTCAATGCCCGTTACCTCCGTGTAGGTCAAAATACGTCCACCATACTTTCGTGCTGAAGCGGCGTTTTGCCACACCATTCTAAAACCGTCAATGGCTGCATCAGGAATTCGGTAAACTGACTTGATTTTAGTGCTTAAGTTCGGCTCCAGCCGCAGCGCTTCTTCTACTGATAGCGGTGTCACCGGAATGCCAACTTTCAAACAGGATTCAACCCATTTAATTTCAAAATCCTCACTATCTTGCTCGGTGCGAACAAAGAAGCCCTCAGTTGCTTCAACACAGTGCCGGCCAATTTTGCGCAGAATAGTATTTTCCTCAATACATTCTTTACCGGCTTCAGCATCCTTTACGGCATACCGGCCACCGCTGTGCAGCAGTCCGTGATAGCGCGAACTAGTACCATATGCCAAGTCGCGCTGCTCAATTAAGATAGCGTCAACCCCTCTCATGCATAAATCGCGAAGAATTCCTACCCCTGTCGCTCCTCCGCCAATAACCACCACTGTCGTCTTTTGCATGACCACATTCTCCTTTGCAAAATAATAAAGCAGCCCTAAGCACACTAGCTTGGCATAGCCATCTAGTGAACACAATAGGACTGCTCCTCATCTCTAAGCCCTTATATCCATTTAATCAAGTATTGCGTGGGAAAAACCGTTTAACCGCAAAGTACGCAAAGTACTCAAAGGATTTCGCGCGATAATCATCGCGCAGTCTTTAGCGTTCCCTTTGCGTACATGGAGTCCTTTGGGGTTCAATCCGTCATCCCCAATGCCATAAAAAAACAATCCGAGTAAGACATGCTGTAAGCGTGCCTAAGTTCGGATTGTCAATGTCTCTATCCGCAATATTTGATTATCTTTTCCTGTCACTTTTTATCATAACACATTTTGAGTAAAAAGCAATACTATTTGAAAATTCACACATATTAACTTTTTATTCATCCTACGCCGACAAATCATGAAATATGCGTCTTACCACAAATTCTCCTCCAAAAGACTATTTTTTGTTACGCTCTTATTGGCTTAATTTAGCGGCTCTTCTCACCACATCGTAGTTTTTGTCATCACTCTCAACAAAGCCATTGATATGAGTTTTCTTCATAAACACTGCATACTGACTGTCTCTGTCGGTAATCTCTTTAAACGCTTTAGCTAATTCCTGAATACAGCCCAGCTCCAGTCCTTCTCGTCCAGCAATGACATCTTTGGGGATAAGGTCAGTTTTTGCTATAATACTCAGTTTGTCAACCGCAATCCCTTTGGCTTTCGCTCCATCCATGGCCTCAGAATAGGTAGCTCCAGCATCAATCGACCCATCCAGCACTCCGGCAATTACCCGGTCATGACTGCCCAAAAACATGGTTTCTGCGAAGAAATGATCGGGATTTTTCCCCTTTTCGATTAGCAGTGCTTTAGGATACACATACCCTGAAGCCGACTGGGGATCAACAAAACCAAACTTAGTTCCCTGTAAGTGCTCAAGCTGGCTGATTTTAGAATTAGCACGGGTGATAATATATCCCTGATAGGCTGTGGCATTATTGACAATGGGAGTAACAATTGGAACAATATTTCCCTTATTTTTAGCCGATACATAGGCAAACGGAGAAAACCAGCCGATGTCCACCATTCCATTCAGCAAAGCTCGCCCTAAGGCATCATAATCTGAAACAATCACTACCCTGGCCTGCATACCCATTTTGCGGGCCGCAGCTTCCAGGATGGGTACATACGCTTCTTTGATAACTTGTGGTGCCACAAAGGGATTCACACCAAAGATCAATTCATCGGCTTTCTTGTATTGGACAGCCGCCTCCTGCAGATTGTCAGCAGTGAGTGCCATATTTTTGGCGTGCTGATAAATCTCAGCAATGCTCTTTTCCTGATGTCCCACACTTTGCATGGCATCTTGCGTACTGCCGGCGATTTCCACAGTGGCCGAACCAATGGTTTCAATGACTTGAGCCATTTGCTCGGTGGTCAAACGCTGATCATTGGACAGCTGGCATAAATGAACAACCGTTTGCTCAATCCGATTGAAATTACCGATAATCTCCTGCATAGTATCAGCAGCACTGCGCGCCAACGTTTCCACTCCGGTCAGCCGTTTATTGCCAGACTGCATGGTTTGGGCAGCGCCTTTGGTTTTAATGGTAATCTCCCGGACAATGTCTTCGACTTCACCAGTAATGATTTCACTCTCATTTGCCAGCTTTCTCACTTCATCCGCTACCACGGCAAAACCACGGCCGCTTTCTCCGGCTCTGGCTGCCTCGATTGCAGCATTTAAGGCCAACAGATTGGTTTGACTGGCAATTCCGCGGATTTTGCTAACAAAATCATTGATTTTTTCTGAAGCCTGATTCAATTCCTCAATATCTTTGGCTGAATCATGAACAATTTTGGCTACAGTCAGCAAGGTATTGCTGACTTCCACAATCTGCGCCTGCTGTTTAGTCGCCAATGCCGCTGATTCCTGACATTGGGTGAGGCTTTGCTGTGAAGCAGTAAACACAGTGGAGGCTGTGGAGGCAATATCTTGAACCCCGGCTGCCGTCTCTTGTACACTGCTGGCATTGGTCTCACTCTGGCGGCTAATATCCAAGGACAGGCTTCCCAGCCTTTTTACTGCTGATTTGTTCTGATCCACCACCCACACCAATTGCTGTGACACAAAAGCCAAAGACTCAGCCATGCCGAACAAATCAATATCCTTTGGTTTAAAGCTTGAGCTTTCAGCCTCTGCTACAGCTGCTGCCTGATCGGTGCCGGCAGTCTGATAAACCCTGTAAGTAGTAAAAATAATGCCGATCAATAACCCACAGACCACCGTCAGCCAAAAACTTCCTGTTTTCTCATACAGCCAGATAACCACCGCACTGACCCCTGTAATTACAGCTACCTGCAAACAAAATGACTGCTTTGTCATCATACTGCCTCCTTGTTTAATCTTGGTCTACATACCTACAGCAGCCTTCATGAAAAAAAGCCCGAACTACACCTTGCTAATTTTCAAGATGTAATTGCGGACTCTCTATGACTCTAATCCTGTCGGTATTTAATTGGCAGAAATTCAAGATAATTCCTTAATTGACTCTAATTGTATTAATTATTCGAAAATTCGAAAAATCCTGCTGTTTTTCAGAAAAAAACAGCTATTTGTCTTTTAATTGTGTATGCTGACCAAAACACAAAAGGCTCAGGTCACTGACCTGAGCCCTCTTAGTTAAGGTATTATTTTAGGTTATAGAATACTTTGCGGCCAAAATACTGAGCCGTTGCACCCAGTTCTTCTTCAATCCGCAGCAATTGATTGTATTTGGCAATACGATCCGTACGCGCTGGCGCACCTGTTTTAATTTGACCAGCATTCACAGCTACCGCAATATCGGCAATTGTGGAATCTTCGGTTTCACCGGAACGGTGAGAAACAACGCAAGTGTAGCCGGCACGTTTCGCCATTTCCATAGTGTCAAAAGTCTCAGTTAAAGTACCAATTTGGTTCACTTTAACCAGGATGGAGTTGGCAACCTTGGCCTCAATCCCACGACTTAAGCGCTCAGTATTGGTTACGAATAAATCATCGCCAACCAGTTGAATTTTTCCGCCCAGACGCTCGGTAATTAATGCCCAGCCTTCCCAATCGTCTTCAGCCATACCATCTTCAATTGAGATAATTGGATATTTCTCAACCAAATCAGCATAGAAATCGACTAATTCAGCGGCTGTTTTTACCAAGCCTTCGCCTTCAAGATGATATTTATTGTCTTTAAACATTTCCGAGGAAGCAACATCCAGGGCTAAAGCAATCTGCTCGCCTGGTTTGTAACCAGCTTTATTGATGGCTTCCATGATCACTTCCAACGCTTGTTCATTAGAAGTCAGGTTTGGCGCAAAGCCACCCTCATCACCAATCGAAGTACTCAAGCCACGACCTTTTAAGACGCTTTTCAAACTATGATAGACCTCAGCACCCATCCGCAGTGCTTCAGCAAAGCTGGTGGCACCCACTGGCATCACCATAAATTCCTGAATGTCCACATTGTTGTCTGCATGCTGACCACCATTTAGAATGTTCATCATCGGCACAGGCAATTGTTTAGAATTAAAGCCGCCCAAATATTGATACAGCGTCATTCCCAAAGAAGCTGCCGCTGCTTTCGCCACTGCCATGGAAACACCTAAAATAGCATTGGCACCTAATTTATTTTTATTGGCAGTGCCGTCAAGCTCAAGCATGGTTTGGTCAATGCCAACCTGATCCAGTGCATCAAAGCCAATAAGCTCTGGCGCAATAATGCTATTCACGTTTTCTACCGCTTTGAGCACGCCTTTGCCTAAATAACGGCCTTTGTCGCCATCACGTAATTCAACTGCCTCGAAAATACCAGTGGAAGCGCCGGATGGTACAGCAGCACGGCCAAGACTGCCGTCTTCGAGAACGACATCAACCTCAACAGTAGGGTTACCGCGGGAATCCATAATCTCACGAGCAAAAACATCAGTAATGATTGTCATGTTAAAAACCTCCTGAATTAAAATATGTGAAAACTATTGATTGGCTTTTTCAATAAGGCTGGTACCCGTCATTTCGGCTGGAACCGTCATTCCAGCCAACTCAAGAATAGTCGGTGCAATATCGGCTAAAATCCCCGGGCGCAGATGGTCCGAGCGATGGTGTTCGGATACCATGATAAAGGGCACCACATTGGTAGTATGGGCTGTAAATGGTTCACCAGTAACTGGATCGACCATAATTTCAGCATTGCCATGATCAGCCGTAATGCAGGTAATTCCCCCAACATTACGCATAGCATCCACCAAGCGGCCGACGCAGGTATCCACAACACCGACTGCCTCAACGGCCGCCGGGAACACTCCGGTATGTCCCACCATATCACAATTGGCGTAGTTTAATATAATCAAATCATACTGGCCTGCTTTAATCTCTTGAATGACTTTGTCTGTCACTTCAACAGCACTCATCGACGGCTTTAAATCATAGGTAGCCACCTTAGGTGATGAAATCAAGATGCGTTCTTCACCAACAGACGGTTTTTCCTCGCCGCCATTAAAGAAGAAAGTGACATGCGCATACTTTTCGGTCTCCGCAATGCGCAGCTGCTTTAACCCGGCCTGAGCAAAAACCTCACCCAACGTATTTTTAAGGTACTGAGGTTTATAGGCTACTTGCACAGGCAGCGTCTCATCATATTGCGTCATGGTCGCAAAATGCAGTGGAATAAAGCCGTTTGTCCGTTCAAACCCGCTAAAATCCTGATCAACGAAAGCACGGGTCAACTGCCGCGCCCGGTCTGGCCTAAAGTTAAAGAATATAACCCCATCGCTGGCCTTGATTCCGCAATCCCCGCAGCCGTCAATCACAGTAGGCAGCACGAATTCATCCGTTTGCCCCTGCTCATAAGCCTGCTCAATGGCCTGAATTCCCGAAGGAGCATGCTCACCAGTACGGTAGACCAGTGCCGCATAGGCTTTTTCCAGGCGCTCCCAGCGTTTATCACGATCCATGGCGTAATAGCGGCCGGCAATGGTTGCAATGCGGCCAATACCGATTTCAGCAATTTTAGCTTCCAACTCTTCCACAAAGCTTTTTGCACTGGATGGCGGAACATCGCGGCCATCTAGGAAGGCATGCACATAAACCCGGCTTAGTCCAGAACGTTTTGCCAACTCCAGCAGGGCATACAAATGCTGGCTGTGACTATGTACGCCACCATCTGAGAGCAAGCCCATCAGATGCAAAGCTCCGCTCGCTGCTTTTGTTTTATTGATAATATCAACCAGTACTGGATTGGTAAAGAAATCACCGTCCCGCACAGCTTTCGAAATCCGGGTCAATTCCTGATAAACAACCCGTCCGGCACCAATATTGAGATGACCCACTTCGGAATTGCCCATCTGTCCATCCGGTAAACCTACCGCTTCACCCGAACAAGTCAGTGTTGTTGTTGGATACATTTCAGCAAACAACGTCATATGAGGAGTGCGTGCCTTCGCAATAGCATTATGAGGATCAGTAACACTGCCGATTCCCCAGCCATCTAAAATTGCTAACGCTATAGGGGTTTTTAATTTTGCCATTTATTTAACCACCCGGCTCTAAAATTTAACAATCTTGCTAAATCCGACAGCATCTAAAGCGGCGCCGCCAACTAAGGCACCGTCAATATCACTTTTGGCCATTAATTCAGCAATATTATCGGCTTTCACACTGCCGCCATACTGAATTCTTACTTTATCGGCACTATCTTGGCCAAATAATTTGGCCACTGTTATCCGGATAAAGCGGCATACGGCATTGGCATCATCAGCCGAAGCCGTCCGTCCAGTGCCAATAGCCCAGATTGGTTCGTAAGCAATAACCATGGATGCAACCTGTTCAGCACTCAAACCAGCCAAGCCAGCACGTACCTGATCACAAACTACAGCTTCAGTAGTCCCTGACTCCCGTTGTTCCAAGGTTTCACCCACGCAGAAAATTGGGGTGATTTCATTGGCAAAAGCAGCCTTGAGTTTGTGATTGACGGTCTGATCGGTTTCTGCGAAATATTGACGGCGTTCGGAATGTCCAATAATGACATACTGGCAGCCGACATCTTTGAGCATGCCTGGCGAGATTTCACCCGTAAAGGCGCCTTGCTTTTCCCAGTGCATATTTTGGGCGCCAAGCTTAATATTGGTGCCGGATAAGGCCTCACGTACGACAAACAAGGACGTAAACGTTGGGCAGACCACAATGTCAACGTCTTTGGCATCAGCCGTTAATTTACCAAGTTCCTGAGCTAATGCTACCGCCTCAGTAACGGTTTTATGCATCTTCCAGTTGCCTGCAAGAATGGGTTTACGCATAAAATCTCCCCCTATTTACTGGCTAGCGCTGCAATTCCGGGCAGCACTTTGCCTTCAAGAAATTCCAGTGAAGCTCCGCCACCGGTCGAAATATGGCTGATTTTAGCCGACAAGCCAGTCTTTTCCAAAGCTGCGATCGAATCGCCGCCACCCACAATACTGGTAGCCGACGAATCAGCGACTGCTTTGGCAACAGCTTCAGTACCTTTGGCAAAGGCATCAATTTCAAATACCCCCATGGGGCCATTCCAAACCACAGTCTTGGCATCGGTCAAAGCAGCAGCATACTTAGCAGCCGTGTCTGGGCCAATATCAAGCGCCATCCACTCTTCGTCAATGGCATCAATGCCTACTGTTTTATAAGCAGCATCAGGAGCAAATTTATCAGCAATGACCACATCGGTTGGCAGCAGCAAGTTGACCCCTTTGGCCTGAGCCTTGGCAATCAACTCACGGGCCAATTCCAACTTGTCAGCTTCCACCAAGGATTTTCCGGTCTTGTACCCTTGGGCAGCAATAAAGGTATTGGCCATACCACCGCCAATAATCAGAGTATCTACTTTACTGAGCAGGTTGTCAATGACGCCAATTTTATCAGAAACTTTAGCCCCGCCAATGATGGCTACAAATGGACGGGTCGGATTGGTTACAGCCTGACCCAGGAAAGTAATTTCCTTTTCCATGAGCAAACCCGCGATGGCCGGGATAAATTTGGTAATGCCTTCAACTGAAGCATGCGCCCGGTGAGATACACCAAAGGCATCATTGACAGCAATATCTGCTAAACCAGCAAGCTCGCTGGAGAACTTCGGATCATTCTTCTCTTCCTCTTTGTAGAAGCGCAGATTCTCTAGCAGCAACACTTCACCAGGCTTCAAACTTTGAGCCATCACAGTGCTCACCGGTCCGATGCAATCTGGCGCAAATTTCACTTCCTTGCCAAGCAAAGCGGCTAATCTCTTAGCCACAGGGGCCAGTGAAAACTCAGCTACCGGCTGGCCTTTCGGACGGCCAAGATGACTGCCGATCACAATAGAAGCATGATTATCTAACAGATATTTCAAGGTAGGCAGTGTAGCCTGAATTCTGGCATCATTCGTAATATTACCGGCTTTATCCATAGGTACATTATAATCAACCCGGATAAAGACTCTCTTACCACTGACCGAAACATCACGCAAACTTTTTTTATCCATACGAATACCTCCAAAGAGGGCCACAACAGTGACCCTCTAATTGTTTCAAGCCTGATTTTTATAGACCTTTTTTAGCAAGAAAGCCGATTAGGTCAACAACCCGGTTGGAATAGCCCCACTCGTTATCATACCAGGAAACTACTTTGACCATGTTGCCTTCAATAACCATAGTGGAAAGCGCATCAATGATCGAGGAGTTCGGGTTGCCATTGAAGTCTTTGGATACCAGCGGCTCTTCAGTATAAGCCAGAATGCCTTTCAATTCACCTTCAGCAGCAGCTTTCAGTGCTGCATTAATTTCTTCCGCAGTAGCGGATTTTTCAAGTTCAGCGACTAAATCAACAACCGATACATTTGGAGTAGGTACACGCATTGCAAAGCCGTTCAGCTTGCCTTTTAGTTCAGGCAATACCAAGGCAACTGCTTTTGCAGCACCAGTCGTGGTTGGAATAATGGACATGCCGGCAGCACGGGCACGACGTAAATCTTTATGTGGCAGATCCAGAATTTGCTGATCATTGGTGTAAGCATGAACAGTGGTCATCAAACCGCGTTTGATACCAAATTTTTCATGCAGCACTTTAGCAAATGGAGCCAAGCAGTTTGTTGTGCAAGATGCGTTGGAAATAACATGATGACTGGCAGCCTCATATTTGTCTTCATTAACACCCATAACAATGGTAATATCTTCATTTTTAGCGGGTGCGGAAATGATCACTTTTTTAGCGCCTGCTTCAAGATGAGCTGCAGCTTTTTCACGATCAGTAAAGCGTCCTGTTGATTCCACAACCACTTCTACGCCGAGATCTTTCCAAGGAAGTTTTGCTGGTTCACGCTCAGCCAATACCTGTACGGCTTTGCCATTGACGATGATGTTGCTGCCATCTACTGAAACTTCAGCATCAAGAATACCGTGAATGGAATCGTATTTTAATAGATGAGCCAATGTTTTGGCATCAGTTAAGTCATTTACTGCTACAATGTCGACAGCCGGATTGTTTAGTGCCGCACGAAATACGTTACGACCAATACGTCCAAAACCGTTAATCCCTACTTTAGTTGCCATAATAAAAATTCCTCCTAAAATTTTGAATTGCCCTGGCGTTTGCCATGAGCTATATAATTGACTGAATGGCTCTGGCGGCAGCCTCATCAATAATAAGCACATCCTGGCTGCCTGCCCTGGTTACTGCCACGATAGCCTCAGCCTTCTTTTGACCTCCAGCCACCGCGATAACTTTTCCAACTCCTGCCAGATCATCCAGACGAAAACCAACACTATTGGTTGTATAAATACACTTGCCATCGAACGAGAAATAATGACCAAGCGCTTCACCCACACAATGGGTAGCAATATAGCTGATCACATCGGCTTCATGGCTGCGCCGCATCGACATGGTACTGGCTTCACCAATCCCATGAATTAAAATATCAGCATGTTTAATCATATCGGCGACTTCAGCAACATTCGGATCACTGGCTCGCACTGCTTCCAGCGCTTCTTCACTCATACCATCAGGAATATGCAAGAGCCGGTAACGCCCGCCTAATTTAGCAGCCATAACCGCGGCAATGATGTTGGCCTGATATTCCACTTGTTCACCCAGTCCCCCGCGGGCTGGCACTACCGTAACAGTTGGCAATGCACTGCTGACCGTTTCAGCTAAGGTAGCCATGGTGGAACCGCCGCTCACGGCAATGATCATGTTATCTTTTAAATATTCTGATAATATACTGGTTGCCGTTCGCCCTAATT is a genomic window containing:
- a CDS encoding glycolate oxidase iron-sulfur subunit, with translation MSKHLINPDRCTACTSCIAQCPVTAATRKFRGPKMVGPALERMRLSHDDDEPSLDYCSNCKNCDISCPFGVPVSTLNMLARAKQYQKKKQSLRDHILSHGEQMAKIGESIPGMSAMTNLGMNIGRKLGLLDLVGISSKAPLPAYASSSFIKQFKKLKQQSYPDKVVFFPGCFINYNDPQVGLDFVAVMQQNKIEVLVDEEFVCCGSPLVVNGYLDEARDNAEKNTQRMTQWIEQGYPVITCCTSCGLMLKQEYQELFGLEAVKTNAKHMFDSMEFLTLLADEGRLNTEFSPIDAQYLYHAPCHLRAQGMGLPALEVLASIPGLQVNNADAGCCGISGNYGFKADKYDISMSVGKKLFDTINQAGVDTVVCDCGTCRLQIMHGAGVKTVHPVSLLRKAYNI
- the glpB gene encoding anaerobic glycerol-3-phosphate dehydrogenase subunit B, with product MKNNDVIVVGGGLSGLFAAAVAAGKGRKVRVLAYGAGALNIGGGIIDVLGYGNDAKPLASPAAGLAELPSEHPYHKIGTPAIEAALKFFQDISIQEEYEYVGSIDQMQWLPTAAGTLKPTCLLPKTMNPAALEQTDSVYVVGFDYLKDFYPQLVARNLQQYYGHYKVFTPELCSLNFAEGRDVSSLDIARWLDTPEGQESFLKQLKRKVKPGSAILIPPVLGTLPDYSLVTKLEEELSCRFVETAALPPAVTGLRLRTMLLNYLKKQGVIIVEKALVSGSLIEQGRCLAVMTENFDRQRTYQAKSYIVANGGFYGGGLQAQPGKIIEPIFDLPVAAPAEQEDWANAQLFSNEKQTFAQLGIQVDEAMRPLAADGNIVLNNVHIAGRSLGGYDFCFEKSGNGVALASAYKAAISC
- the glpA_2 gene encoding FAD/NAD(P)-binding oxidoreductase codes for the protein MCSLDGYAKLVCLGLLYYFAKENVVMQKTTVVVIGGGATGVGILRDLCMRGVDAILIEQRDLAYGTSSRYHGLLHSGGRYAVKDAEAGKECIEENTILRKIGRHCVEATEGFFVRTEQDSEDFEIKWVESCLKVGIPVTPLSVEEALRLEPNLSTKIKSVYRIPDAAIDGFRMVWQNAASARKYGGRILTYTEVTGIESTNGQVVGITVRNTLNGETSSIQCDFVVSAAGSWAGQIAEKAGIAVNVQPDRGTLIAFNHRISSRVINRLRPAADGDIFVPHGSITILGTTSSAATRPDDNIPSAAEIVKLLDIGEALFEDIRDYRILRAFTGTRPLYSADPNAKGRGASRNFVILDHAADGLKGFVSIVGGKFTTYRLMAEKVTDLVCHYLNVKEPCRTASEDIVPDPSAELLAKAKLYFPSYGTKLAASRLGADGLERVVKRMQEKPEKSQLLCECENVTLAEVEEAAADTTSHMLSDVRRKTRMGMGTCQGAFCTYRSVGAVDANGLSWGQDTNGLFKEFLQARWNGIRPVLWGNVIREAELTRGIYDATLNINGAMKNEK
- a CDS encoding methyl-accepting chemotaxis protein; this encodes MTKQSFCLQVAVITGVSAVVIWLYEKTGSFWLTVVCGLLIGIIFTTYRVYQTAGTDQAAAVAEAESSSFKPKDIDLFGMAESLAFVSQQLVWVVDQNKSAVKRLGSLSLDISRQSETNASSVQETAAGVQDIASTASTVFTASQQSLTQCQESAALATKQQAQIVEVSNTLLTVAKIVHDSAKDIEELNQASEKINDFVSKIRGIASQTNLLALNAAIEAARAGESGRGFAVVADEVRKLANESEIITGEVEDIVREITIKTKGAAQTMQSGNKRLTGVETLARSAADTMQEIIGNFNRIEQTVVHLCQLSNDQRLTTEQMAQVIETIGSATVEIAGSTQDAMQSVGHQEKSIAEIYQHAKNMALTADNLQEAAVQYKKADELIFGVNPFVAPQVIKEAYVPILEAAARKMGMQARVVIVSDYDALGRALLNGMVDIGWFSPFAYVSAKNKGNIVPIVTPIVNNATAYQGYIITRANSKISQLEHLQGTKFGFVDPQSASGYVYPKALLIEKGKNPDHFFAETMFLGSHDRVIAGVLDGSIDAGATYSEAMDGAKAKGIAVDKLSIIAKTDLIPKDVIAGREGLELGCIQELAKAFKEITDRDSQYAVFMKKTHINGFVESDDKNYDVVRRAAKLSQ